CTCATCGTTTGCAATCGCTTACGGCATTTCGTTGGATGGCTGCCTTCTCCGGGCAAAGCCCGCTTTTTCTGCTGACCGTGGGGCTATGACCCCTCTCCAAAACGAATGATCCATCATAATGCCTGCTCCCATCGATTTCAACGACCTTCTGATCGGCCTGTTGAGAGCACATAATGTGTCCACTGTTGTAGCACATAATCTGTCCGGTTTATAGGGCCCCCCAGCACGCCGGCCAATCCGTTGGTGGCATATTGAACCAAGCGTTCACATGAAGGTTGCCGAAGAAAAGTTGAGTGGCTGGCTTATCCAGTGCAGTATGGCTGGATCCCTGTTGATTTGCATGTTTCATCTGAAAAATTCATCGGAGAAATGGATGGCGATGGTTAAGGAAGCGACTAAAGGATTGTCGTTGTTTATCGCTTGACAATCAATCGATGGATGATTTATGGGGAGCAACCACCTTATCCGAAACAGTGCAGGCAGTGACGATATGAAATTCTTCATCCATCGAATCATAGCAAGCTCTCTTTCCTGCTGCCCTCCCCCATTCTTCCTCGTTGCCTTATCATACGCCTATTCTGCCAATGCCGTTGGAGGGCTGAAATCTTGCTACCCCAGCCGGTTGTCATCTTTATGAATGTTGCAAGTCATGAATCGCTCAGGCAGTCGATTTCCGGGTATTCAAACAAACAGATTGATTTTACAGAAAACAGGAAAATGCCATGAATTACGAAAAAGGTCAGCTCTATCACATCCCCTTAACGGATTTACAGGCAGATCCCAATCAACCACGGAAATATATGGACCCTCAGGCGCTGGAGGATTTGGCCGCATCCATTCAGGCGCATGGCGTCTTGACGCCCATTCTGTTTCGAATCGAACCGGTACCGGAGGGATCTACCCCTGATACGCCGCCGACCAAATTCATTGTGGCTGGTGAGCGGCGCTTAGAGGCCGCCAAAAAAGCGGGCCTTACGGAAATTCCGGCCATTCTGGTGGACGGCAACACCGGCGAGATCGCCCTGGTGGAGAACCTGCTGCGGCAGGACCTGACACCCGTGGAGGAAGCCGAGGCGCTCGATCGGCTCATGAAAGAGCAAGCCTACACCCAGGAGCAGTTGGGGGTGATCATCGGCAAGGCCCGTACCACGGTCAACGAAATTCTTTCACTGAACCGACTGCCCCAGGAAATTCGGGATGAGTGCCGCAGTAATCCGGCGGTTACGCGAAAAGCTTTGATCAATATCTCCCGCAAGAAGCAGACGCGGGGCATGCTGACGGCCTGGAAGAAGCTCAAGGAAAAGTTGGTCAAGGAAGAAAGCGGGCAAAAGAGGCAAAAGAAATCCAAACCTGCCGCAACGCCATCGGATTTGAAAGACTGGATCGACAAAACGAACGAGAGACTTGCAGCCATCGACCCGTCGGCTTGGTCGGATGCTGAAAAGGCGGACTTTGTCGCATCCTTGACGAACTTGAAGAAAACCATTCTGGCACTGGTCAAAAAGTGAAAAGAGCGTCGGAGAAATGAGGGCAAAACTTTTCGGTACCCTATGCTATCGCTAATGATATTGATAGGATAACTGGTGTCGCCCGGGCGACACCCCCCTTCCATAAAAATCAGGACAATGGGCGCAAGGGAGCTATTGCAATGAACAGGTTGGTTGGAGAAATGAATCCAGAATAGAATATTTGATCTATTCCTGAATGGATATTTAAAACATCATTGGTAATTTTTCTGTAAATGGGTGAAATCGACCTTACTGTAACCATCTCAGTAAAACGAGTTCCTATCGGTGATGAAATGGGGGCTATGTCATTGAACGGAAAACCCGCTAAAGACTTAAAGCGAGAATTGAACAAATAGTATTTTACTGTGATAGCAATAAGATATGCCAATATTTATATCCTCTATAAATTGGCGATCATGAATAATCGTAATATTGAACATAACTATTCAATATATTGTTCGGCACGAAAAAAAAGGGATGTCAATATGACATGGGCTTGTTATTCATGTACGGCTAAGCCAATGGACGTGAAATGAGCATTAACATCGACGTCTCTGTTCCTGCCGGTAAATCCATACTTACCATCGACCATTACGCTGCCCTATTGCTTCCATTTGAAATTCAGGACGATCACTGCTGTATTAACCAGTACGGATGTGTTGCTTCCGAAGAACTTGACTGTCTGTGCGTTGTCCAGATCGACGACAACCATTTCAGTCTGCTACCCGGCCCCGAGTTCTCGCCCCGCTTATATCGTGGCCAACCGGTCTTTTATGAGGAGTGCTTGCCTTCGTTATTCCGAAAGCTGATGACCAAGGCGAAGTATTTGATGGATTTGCTCAAGAAATATGAATTTTACAAACTGATGGCCGAGCACCCAATAGTCGGCCATCTCACTGAATGGCGCATTGGTGATAAAACATTCAAAGTCGATATGGA
This DNA window, taken from Desulfatirhabdium butyrativorans DSM 18734, encodes the following:
- a CDS encoding ParB/RepB/Spo0J family partition protein; the protein is MNYEKGQLYHIPLTDLQADPNQPRKYMDPQALEDLAASIQAHGVLTPILFRIEPVPEGSTPDTPPTKFIVAGERRLEAAKKAGLTEIPAILVDGNTGEIALVENLLRQDLTPVEEAEALDRLMKEQAYTQEQLGVIIGKARTTVNEILSLNRLPQEIRDECRSNPAVTRKALINISRKKQTRGMLTAWKKLKEKLVKEESGQKRQKKSKPAATPSDLKDWIDKTNERLAAIDPSAWSDAEKADFVASLTNLKKTILALVKK